A genomic stretch from Larus michahellis chromosome 7, bLarMic1.1, whole genome shotgun sequence includes:
- the LRRFIP1 gene encoding leucine-rich repeat flightless-interacting protein 1 isoform X14 has product MGTQGAGRKRLPNRERLTAEDDALNQIAREAEARLAAKRAARAEAREIRMKELERQQKEIEERPEKDFEKGARTVSSLSAATLASLGGTSSRRGSGDTSISADTEASIREIKDIYELKDQIQDVEGKYMQGLKEIKDSLAEVEEKYKKAMVSNAQLDNEKTNFMYQVDTLKDALLELEEQLAESRRQYEEKSKEFEREKHAHSILQFQFMEIKEALKQREEMLAEIQQLQKKQQNYVREISDLQETIEWKDKKIGALERQKDFFDSIRSERDDLRDEVVVLKEQLKKHGIIPDSDVATNGETSDVLDNEGHLDSSKNVAGTTQALKPGGDGMLGKANEVDMKNEILEDVGKREILQNTEREEHKEESEEQEVQTLHAGENAKAEKMVEECDALSTVMLPDSRFTEQIQNLTERVSGSTSSNEDSDADDLRKETESTGTAVQQPLSTEAEHHDLNATTNQNLEVGSQQGQQILETPQEMPGVSGPEHELEEVAPKQEEREDLKTSHGPSGNEMDEGADIASESCELVCNQAGLPEVTEAGLLSEEINVESPVEGLQHSEESAEKKVTDVLEEKLVESKDCTDGRIGKTGGDRAEEENEVGNTVQDQTRETESVGLEGTESCESGVPPDTSEKERGESQADMQPVSSEDSPPASSEELNMQDKNELENATAEKDGQKEALIEELERCSDSAEAGEQDEASVEAVGSVPEPKGSVLRQAEPDTDLVKEVTTQETSLDPSLLDDKIKESELETGDESGKGKESKTEWVEDLEPKVEVQTVQCSEETTGDTVGEKSIHLDGEVQNIIKQEKSESKESTAGVSVTTENKVDKETVKENEEGLELADHRAGGFASEEGANNSLTQEAEQDENVSEQVKLEAQAEERLEDDGDAFDFDEESKQILETDEKCDAEKADTQKEGGGANGAVGKTAQTDEARERTDKIETKDPLTEDDSLQHKKGDEPEEAGCLQGEASWKTDEKTDVMEDEIKASDSNKVEKIPDENVSEQDLESAGNNRDESKEDLQGGRRGKGKSRDDCTIS; this is encoded by the exons ATTGAGGAAAGGCCAGAAAAAGACTTTGAGAAG GGAGCACGTACTGTTTCAAGTTTATCTGCAGCTACCTTAGCTTCTCTGGGTGGGACTTCCTCACGACGAGGCAGCGGGGATACATCCATCTCAGCTGATACAGAGGCATCTATTAGAGAAATCAAG GATATCTATGAGTTAAAGGACCAGATTCAGGATGTAGAAGGCAAATACATGCAGGGACTGAAAGAAATTAAG GACTCTCTAGCTGAAGTTGAAGAGAAATACAAGAAGGCCATGGTGTCAAATGCTCAACTAGacaatgaaaaaacaaatttcaTGTACCAAGTAGATACCCTAAAGGATGCGCTCTTAGAGTTAGAAGAACAGCTGGCAGAGTCTAGGCGGCAAtatgaagaaaaaagtaaa GAATTTGAGAGGGAGAAGCACGCTCATAGCATATTGCAGTTTCAGTTCATGGAAATCAAAGAGGCTttgaagcaaagagaagaaatgcttgca GAAATCCAACAGctgcaaaagaaacagcagaactATGTCAGGGAAATTTCTGATCTTCAGGAGACAATAGaatggaaagacaaaaaaataggG GCATTAGAGAGGCAGAAAGATTTCTTTGATTCCATAAGGAGTGAGCGGGATGACCTTAGAGATGAAGTGGTTGTGCTGAAGGAACAACTGAAG AAACATGGAATAATCCCAGACTCTGACGTAGCCACCAACGGGGAGACATCAGACGTTCTCGATAATGAAGGACACTTGGATTCTTCCAAAAATGTTGCAGGCACAACTCAGGCATTAAAGCCAGGAGGCGATGGGATGCTAG GCAAAGCCAATGAAGTGGacatgaaaaatgagattttggaGGATGTGGGGAAAAGAGAAATCTTGCAGAATACTGAGCGTGAGGAACACAAAGAGGAGTCTGAGGAGCAGGAAGTACAAACATTGCATGCTGGTGAaaatgcaaaggcagaaaaaatggTTGAAGAATGTGATGCCCTGTCAACAGTGATGTTACCAGACAGTAGGTTCACAGAACAAATTCAAAACCTTACCGAACGTGTATCAGGGAGCACTTCTTCAAACGAGGATAGTGACGCAGATGATTTGAGAAAGGAGACTGAGTCCACAGGCACAGCAGTCCAACAGCCTCTTAGTACGGAGGCTGAGCACCATGACTTAAACGCAACGACAAATCAGAACTTGGAGGTGGGCTCTCAGCAAGGTCAGCAGATTTTAGAGACTCCTCAGGAAATGCCTGGTGTCTCAGGTCCAGAGCATGAACTGGAAGAAGTTGCACCCAAACAGGAAGAACGAGAGGATCTTAAAACTAGCCATGGCCCGAGTGGTAATGAAATGGATGAGGGAGCCGATATTGCAAGCGAGAGCTGTGAGTTGGTCTGTAACCAGGCAGGGCTACCAGAGGTTACAGAAGCAGGCTTGCTTAGTGAAGAGATAAACGTGGAGAGTCCTGTTGAGGGACTCCAGCACTCAGAAGAAAGTGCAGAAAAGAAGGTTACAGATGTCTTGGAGGAAAAACTCGTTGAAAGCAAAGACTGCACTGATGGAAGAATTGGTAAAACAGGAGGGGATagagctgaagaagaaaatgaggttGGGAACACAGTTCAGGATCAGACGAGGGAAACGGAGTCTGTGGGTTTGGAAGGGACGGAGTCATGTGAAAGTGGTGTCCCACCAGATACAAGTGAAAAGGAACGTGGCGAAAGTCAGGCAGACATGCAACCAGTTTCTTCAGAGGACAGTCCTCCAGCATCATCAGAGGAACTAAATATGCAAGATAAAAATGAGCTTGAAAATGCTACGGCTGAGAAGGATGGGCAGAAGGAAGCATTAATAGAAGAGCTGGAGAGGTGTTCAGATTCTGCAGAAGCAGGTGAGCAAGATGAGGCATCTGTGGAGGCTGTAGGCTCTGTTCCTGAGCCAAAAGGAAGTGTGCTGCGGCAGGCAGAGCCAGACACAGACCTTGTGAAAGAGGTTACTACTCAGGAAACCAGTTTAGACCCAAGTCTTTTAGATGACAAAATTAAGGAATCAGAATTGGAAACAGGGGATGAgtctgggaaaggaaaggaaagcaagacagAATGGGTAGAAGACTTAGAGCCAAAGGTAGAAGTCCAAACAGTTCAGTGTAGTGAGGAAACAACAGGTGATACGGTGGGAGAGAAAAGTATTCATTTAGATGGTGAAGTGCAGAATATAATTAAACAAGAGAAAAGTGAATCTAAGGAGTCAACTGCAGGTGTTAGTGTAACTACTGAAAACAAAGTTGataaagaaacagtgaaagaaaatgaggaaggGTTAGAGCTTGCAGACCACCGTGCTGGTGGATTTGCTTCTGAGGAAGGTGCAAATAATTCCCTGACACAGGAAGCTGAGCAGGATGAAAACGTTAGCGAACAAGTTAAATTGGAGGCTCAAGCAGAGGAGAGACTGGAAGATGATGGTGATGCATTTGATTTTGATGAAGAGTCAAAACAGATACTAGAAACTGATGAAAAATGTGATGCGGAGAAAGCTGATACACAGAAAGAGGGTGGTGGAGCAAATGGTGCTGTTGGAAAAACTGCCCAAACAGACGAAGCCAGAGAAAGAACAGACAAAATAGAAACCAAAGATCCCTTGACAGAAGATGACAGCTTGCAGCATAAAAAAGGAGATGAGCCTGAAGAAGCAGGGTGCTTGCAAGGGGAAGCGTCATGGAAAACTGATGAGAAGACTGATGTGATGGAAGATGAAATCAAAGCATCAGATTctaacaaagtggaaaaaataccAGATGAAAATGTTTCAGAACAGGATTTGGAAAGTGCTGGCAATAACAGGGATGAAAGCAAGGAGGATTTGCAGGGTGGTAGAAGGGGTAAGGGTAAATCTAGAGATGACTGTACAATATCATAA
- the LRRFIP1 gene encoding leucine-rich repeat flightless-interacting protein 1 isoform X16: protein MEEEEAAGGCLSPAARQQAEARLAAKRAARAEAREIRMKELERQQKEIEERPEKDFEKGARTVSSLSAATLASLGGTSSRRGSGDTSISADTEASIREIKDSLAEVEEKYKKAMVSNAQLDNEKTNFMYQVDTLKDALLELEEQLAESRRQYEEKSKEFEREKHAHSILQFQFMEIKEALKQREEMLAKHGIIPDSDVATNGETSDVLDNEGHLDSSKNVAGTTQALKPGGDGMLGKANEVDMKNEILEDVGKREILQNTEREEHKEESEEQEVQTLHAGENAKAEKMVEECDALSTVMLPDSRFTEQIQNLTERVSGSTSSNEDSDADDLRKETESTGTAVQQPLSTEAEHHDLNATTNQNLEVGSQQGQQILETPQEMPGVSGPEHELEEVAPKQEEREDLKTSHGPSGNEMDEGADIASESCELVCNQAGLPEVTEAGLLSEEINVESPVEGLQHSEESAEKKVTDVLEEKLVESKDCTDGRIGKTGGDRAEEENEVGNTVQDQTRETESVGLEGTESCESGVPPDTSEKERGESQADMQPVSSEDSPPASSEELNMQDKNELENATAEKDGQKEALIEELERCSDSAEAGEQDEASVEAVGSVPEPKGSVLRQAEPDTDLVKEVTTQETSLDPSLLDDKIKESELETGDESGKGKESKTEWVEDLEPKVEVQTVQCSEETTGDTVGEKSIHLDGEVQNIIKQEKSESKESTAGVSVTTENKVDKETVKENEEGLELADHRAGGFASEEGANNSLTQEAEQDENVSEQVKLEAQAEERLEDDGDAFDFDEESKQILETDEKCDAEKADTQKEGGGANGAVGKTAQTDEARERTDKIETKDPLTEDDSLQHKKGDEPEEAGCLQGEASWKTDEKTDVMEDEIKASDSNKVEKIPDENVSEQDLESAGNNRDESKEDLQGGRRGKGKSRDDCTIS from the exons ATTGAGGAAAGGCCAGAAAAAGACTTTGAGAAG GGAGCACGTACTGTTTCAAGTTTATCTGCAGCTACCTTAGCTTCTCTGGGTGGGACTTCCTCACGACGAGGCAGCGGGGATACATCCATCTCAGCTGATACAGAGGCATCTATTAGAGAAATCAAG GACTCTCTAGCTGAAGTTGAAGAGAAATACAAGAAGGCCATGGTGTCAAATGCTCAACTAGacaatgaaaaaacaaatttcaTGTACCAAGTAGATACCCTAAAGGATGCGCTCTTAGAGTTAGAAGAACAGCTGGCAGAGTCTAGGCGGCAAtatgaagaaaaaagtaaa GAATTTGAGAGGGAGAAGCACGCTCATAGCATATTGCAGTTTCAGTTCATGGAAATCAAAGAGGCTttgaagcaaagagaagaaatgcttgca AAACATGGAATAATCCCAGACTCTGACGTAGCCACCAACGGGGAGACATCAGACGTTCTCGATAATGAAGGACACTTGGATTCTTCCAAAAATGTTGCAGGCACAACTCAGGCATTAAAGCCAGGAGGCGATGGGATGCTAG GCAAAGCCAATGAAGTGGacatgaaaaatgagattttggaGGATGTGGGGAAAAGAGAAATCTTGCAGAATACTGAGCGTGAGGAACACAAAGAGGAGTCTGAGGAGCAGGAAGTACAAACATTGCATGCTGGTGAaaatgcaaaggcagaaaaaatggTTGAAGAATGTGATGCCCTGTCAACAGTGATGTTACCAGACAGTAGGTTCACAGAACAAATTCAAAACCTTACCGAACGTGTATCAGGGAGCACTTCTTCAAACGAGGATAGTGACGCAGATGATTTGAGAAAGGAGACTGAGTCCACAGGCACAGCAGTCCAACAGCCTCTTAGTACGGAGGCTGAGCACCATGACTTAAACGCAACGACAAATCAGAACTTGGAGGTGGGCTCTCAGCAAGGTCAGCAGATTTTAGAGACTCCTCAGGAAATGCCTGGTGTCTCAGGTCCAGAGCATGAACTGGAAGAAGTTGCACCCAAACAGGAAGAACGAGAGGATCTTAAAACTAGCCATGGCCCGAGTGGTAATGAAATGGATGAGGGAGCCGATATTGCAAGCGAGAGCTGTGAGTTGGTCTGTAACCAGGCAGGGCTACCAGAGGTTACAGAAGCAGGCTTGCTTAGTGAAGAGATAAACGTGGAGAGTCCTGTTGAGGGACTCCAGCACTCAGAAGAAAGTGCAGAAAAGAAGGTTACAGATGTCTTGGAGGAAAAACTCGTTGAAAGCAAAGACTGCACTGATGGAAGAATTGGTAAAACAGGAGGGGATagagctgaagaagaaaatgaggttGGGAACACAGTTCAGGATCAGACGAGGGAAACGGAGTCTGTGGGTTTGGAAGGGACGGAGTCATGTGAAAGTGGTGTCCCACCAGATACAAGTGAAAAGGAACGTGGCGAAAGTCAGGCAGACATGCAACCAGTTTCTTCAGAGGACAGTCCTCCAGCATCATCAGAGGAACTAAATATGCAAGATAAAAATGAGCTTGAAAATGCTACGGCTGAGAAGGATGGGCAGAAGGAAGCATTAATAGAAGAGCTGGAGAGGTGTTCAGATTCTGCAGAAGCAGGTGAGCAAGATGAGGCATCTGTGGAGGCTGTAGGCTCTGTTCCTGAGCCAAAAGGAAGTGTGCTGCGGCAGGCAGAGCCAGACACAGACCTTGTGAAAGAGGTTACTACTCAGGAAACCAGTTTAGACCCAAGTCTTTTAGATGACAAAATTAAGGAATCAGAATTGGAAACAGGGGATGAgtctgggaaaggaaaggaaagcaagacagAATGGGTAGAAGACTTAGAGCCAAAGGTAGAAGTCCAAACAGTTCAGTGTAGTGAGGAAACAACAGGTGATACGGTGGGAGAGAAAAGTATTCATTTAGATGGTGAAGTGCAGAATATAATTAAACAAGAGAAAAGTGAATCTAAGGAGTCAACTGCAGGTGTTAGTGTAACTACTGAAAACAAAGTTGataaagaaacagtgaaagaaaatgaggaaggGTTAGAGCTTGCAGACCACCGTGCTGGTGGATTTGCTTCTGAGGAAGGTGCAAATAATTCCCTGACACAGGAAGCTGAGCAGGATGAAAACGTTAGCGAACAAGTTAAATTGGAGGCTCAAGCAGAGGAGAGACTGGAAGATGATGGTGATGCATTTGATTTTGATGAAGAGTCAAAACAGATACTAGAAACTGATGAAAAATGTGATGCGGAGAAAGCTGATACACAGAAAGAGGGTGGTGGAGCAAATGGTGCTGTTGGAAAAACTGCCCAAACAGACGAAGCCAGAGAAAGAACAGACAAAATAGAAACCAAAGATCCCTTGACAGAAGATGACAGCTTGCAGCATAAAAAAGGAGATGAGCCTGAAGAAGCAGGGTGCTTGCAAGGGGAAGCGTCATGGAAAACTGATGAGAAGACTGATGTGATGGAAGATGAAATCAAAGCATCAGATTctaacaaagtggaaaaaataccAGATGAAAATGTTTCAGAACAGGATTTGGAAAGTGCTGGCAATAACAGGGATGAAAGCAAGGAGGATTTGCAGGGTGGTAGAAGGGGTAAGGGTAAATCTAGAGATGACTGTACAATATCATAA
- the LRRFIP1 gene encoding leucine-rich repeat flightless-interacting protein 1 isoform X15, protein MGTQGAGRKRLPNRERLTAEDDALNQIAREAEARLAAKRAARAEAREIRMKELERQQKEIEERPEKDFEKGARTVSSLSAATLASLGGTSSRRGSGDTSISADTEASIREIKDSLAEVEEKYKKAMVSNAQLDNEKTNFMYQVDTLKDALLELEEQLAESRRQYEEKSKEFEREKHAHSILQFQFMEIKEALKQREEMLAKHGIIPDSDVATNGETSDVLDNEGHLDSSKNVAGTTQALKPGGDGMLGKANEVDMKNEILEDVGKREILQNTEREEHKEESEEQEVQTLHAGENAKAEKMVEECDALSTVMLPDSRFTEQIQNLTERVSGSTSSNEDSDADDLRKETESTGTAVQQPLSTEAEHHDLNATTNQNLEVGSQQGQQILETPQEMPGVSGPEHELEEVAPKQEEREDLKTSHGPSGNEMDEGADIASESCELVCNQAGLPEVTEAGLLSEEINVESPVEGLQHSEESAEKKVTDVLEEKLVESKDCTDGRIGKTGGDRAEEENEVGNTVQDQTRETESVGLEGTESCESGVPPDTSEKERGESQADMQPVSSEDSPPASSEELNMQDKNELENATAEKDGQKEALIEELERCSDSAEAGEQDEASVEAVGSVPEPKGSVLRQAEPDTDLVKEVTTQETSLDPSLLDDKIKESELETGDESGKGKESKTEWVEDLEPKVEVQTVQCSEETTGDTVGEKSIHLDGEVQNIIKQEKSESKESTAGVSVTTENKVDKETVKENEEGLELADHRAGGFASEEGANNSLTQEAEQDENVSEQVKLEAQAEERLEDDGDAFDFDEESKQILETDEKCDAEKADTQKEGGGANGAVGKTAQTDEARERTDKIETKDPLTEDDSLQHKKGDEPEEAGCLQGEASWKTDEKTDVMEDEIKASDSNKVEKIPDENVSEQDLESAGNNRDESKEDLQGGRRGKGKSRDDCTIS, encoded by the exons ATTGAGGAAAGGCCAGAAAAAGACTTTGAGAAG GGAGCACGTACTGTTTCAAGTTTATCTGCAGCTACCTTAGCTTCTCTGGGTGGGACTTCCTCACGACGAGGCAGCGGGGATACATCCATCTCAGCTGATACAGAGGCATCTATTAGAGAAATCAAG GACTCTCTAGCTGAAGTTGAAGAGAAATACAAGAAGGCCATGGTGTCAAATGCTCAACTAGacaatgaaaaaacaaatttcaTGTACCAAGTAGATACCCTAAAGGATGCGCTCTTAGAGTTAGAAGAACAGCTGGCAGAGTCTAGGCGGCAAtatgaagaaaaaagtaaa GAATTTGAGAGGGAGAAGCACGCTCATAGCATATTGCAGTTTCAGTTCATGGAAATCAAAGAGGCTttgaagcaaagagaagaaatgcttgca AAACATGGAATAATCCCAGACTCTGACGTAGCCACCAACGGGGAGACATCAGACGTTCTCGATAATGAAGGACACTTGGATTCTTCCAAAAATGTTGCAGGCACAACTCAGGCATTAAAGCCAGGAGGCGATGGGATGCTAG GCAAAGCCAATGAAGTGGacatgaaaaatgagattttggaGGATGTGGGGAAAAGAGAAATCTTGCAGAATACTGAGCGTGAGGAACACAAAGAGGAGTCTGAGGAGCAGGAAGTACAAACATTGCATGCTGGTGAaaatgcaaaggcagaaaaaatggTTGAAGAATGTGATGCCCTGTCAACAGTGATGTTACCAGACAGTAGGTTCACAGAACAAATTCAAAACCTTACCGAACGTGTATCAGGGAGCACTTCTTCAAACGAGGATAGTGACGCAGATGATTTGAGAAAGGAGACTGAGTCCACAGGCACAGCAGTCCAACAGCCTCTTAGTACGGAGGCTGAGCACCATGACTTAAACGCAACGACAAATCAGAACTTGGAGGTGGGCTCTCAGCAAGGTCAGCAGATTTTAGAGACTCCTCAGGAAATGCCTGGTGTCTCAGGTCCAGAGCATGAACTGGAAGAAGTTGCACCCAAACAGGAAGAACGAGAGGATCTTAAAACTAGCCATGGCCCGAGTGGTAATGAAATGGATGAGGGAGCCGATATTGCAAGCGAGAGCTGTGAGTTGGTCTGTAACCAGGCAGGGCTACCAGAGGTTACAGAAGCAGGCTTGCTTAGTGAAGAGATAAACGTGGAGAGTCCTGTTGAGGGACTCCAGCACTCAGAAGAAAGTGCAGAAAAGAAGGTTACAGATGTCTTGGAGGAAAAACTCGTTGAAAGCAAAGACTGCACTGATGGAAGAATTGGTAAAACAGGAGGGGATagagctgaagaagaaaatgaggttGGGAACACAGTTCAGGATCAGACGAGGGAAACGGAGTCTGTGGGTTTGGAAGGGACGGAGTCATGTGAAAGTGGTGTCCCACCAGATACAAGTGAAAAGGAACGTGGCGAAAGTCAGGCAGACATGCAACCAGTTTCTTCAGAGGACAGTCCTCCAGCATCATCAGAGGAACTAAATATGCAAGATAAAAATGAGCTTGAAAATGCTACGGCTGAGAAGGATGGGCAGAAGGAAGCATTAATAGAAGAGCTGGAGAGGTGTTCAGATTCTGCAGAAGCAGGTGAGCAAGATGAGGCATCTGTGGAGGCTGTAGGCTCTGTTCCTGAGCCAAAAGGAAGTGTGCTGCGGCAGGCAGAGCCAGACACAGACCTTGTGAAAGAGGTTACTACTCAGGAAACCAGTTTAGACCCAAGTCTTTTAGATGACAAAATTAAGGAATCAGAATTGGAAACAGGGGATGAgtctgggaaaggaaaggaaagcaagacagAATGGGTAGAAGACTTAGAGCCAAAGGTAGAAGTCCAAACAGTTCAGTGTAGTGAGGAAACAACAGGTGATACGGTGGGAGAGAAAAGTATTCATTTAGATGGTGAAGTGCAGAATATAATTAAACAAGAGAAAAGTGAATCTAAGGAGTCAACTGCAGGTGTTAGTGTAACTACTGAAAACAAAGTTGataaagaaacagtgaaagaaaatgaggaaggGTTAGAGCTTGCAGACCACCGTGCTGGTGGATTTGCTTCTGAGGAAGGTGCAAATAATTCCCTGACACAGGAAGCTGAGCAGGATGAAAACGTTAGCGAACAAGTTAAATTGGAGGCTCAAGCAGAGGAGAGACTGGAAGATGATGGTGATGCATTTGATTTTGATGAAGAGTCAAAACAGATACTAGAAACTGATGAAAAATGTGATGCGGAGAAAGCTGATACACAGAAAGAGGGTGGTGGAGCAAATGGTGCTGTTGGAAAAACTGCCCAAACAGACGAAGCCAGAGAAAGAACAGACAAAATAGAAACCAAAGATCCCTTGACAGAAGATGACAGCTTGCAGCATAAAAAAGGAGATGAGCCTGAAGAAGCAGGGTGCTTGCAAGGGGAAGCGTCATGGAAAACTGATGAGAAGACTGATGTGATGGAAGATGAAATCAAAGCATCAGATTctaacaaagtggaaaaaataccAGATGAAAATGTTTCAGAACAGGATTTGGAAAGTGCTGGCAATAACAGGGATGAAAGCAAGGAGGATTTGCAGGGTGGTAGAAGGGGTAAGGGTAAATCTAGAGATGACTGTACAATATCATAA